A single region of the Drosophila takahashii strain IR98-3 E-12201 chromosome 2R, DtakHiC1v2, whole genome shotgun sequence genome encodes:
- the LOC108055720 gene encoding probable G-protein coupled receptor Mth-like 3 isoform X1 — MRLLAGLLATVLLLLAHKTTADIPDCDFYDTVDISSGQKFPNGSYLHDGLLIPANLVGEYSFRTLPDGSKEAVSSHVRGCVCKLKPCIRFCCSHYHKIDDSVCKEEMSQLEKDKHDPYVNVTLSNGTVARKHFKKDLIVQSDLPMPCGEEKMHWIDHTLPGNGFTLFENGTFFRQWDEAFLDKREYCVQHFDFEANGIRMAPHFCHLDSEASPLAQSIVMVISLICMVLTISVYLYVKKLQNLHGKCFMCYMVALFMGYLFLLLNLWNVWELPSIPCTTSGILGYFSVMAAFFWLSVISLHLWNTFSGTSHSLNRYLPEHRFLAYNGYAWGMALAMTCFTILADQVIEEDWAPRMGTNQCWIYTGDNAALIYFFGPMILLIAFNITMFILTAIRIMKVKKEVRNFAQQERRNNKLSSDMRTYTFFLRLFIIMGLTWSLEIVSFLVRKNEFWGSVFQVADYLNWSQGTIIFVLFILKPSTLKLLKERRHPKQMWTAITTRSKEVGSTTCGSEGVYYNRA; from the exons ATGCGGCTTCTTGCTGGATTACTTGCCACAGTTCTTTTGCTGTTGGCACACAAAACAACTGCGGATATTCCCGACTGCGACTTCTACGACACCGTAGACATCTCAAGTGGTCAAAAGTTTCCGAACGGTTCATACCTACACGATGGTCTACTCATTCCCGCCAATTTGGTGGGTGAATATAGCTTCAGGACTTTGCCTGATGGCTCGAaggaggcagtgtcgagccACGTGAGAGGATGTGTCTGCAAACTGAAGCCCTGCATCAGATTTTGCTGCTCTCACTATCACAAAATAGATGACAGCGTGTGCAAAGAGGAAATGTCGCAGCTCGAAAAGGACAAACACGATCCCTACGTGAACGTGACCCTCAGCAACGGAACGGTGGCCAGGAAGCACTTCAAGAAGGATCTGATAGTGCAATCGGATCTGCCCATGCCCTGTGGGGAGGAGAAGATGCACTGGATTGATCATACTCTGCCTGGCAACGGCTTCACACTATTCGAG AATGGAACCTTTTTCCGGCAATGGGACGAGGCTTTCTTGGACAAACGGGAATATTGCGTGCAGCACTTTGACTTCGAAGCTAATGGTATTCGGATGGCTCCCCACTTTTGTCATCTTGACTCTGAAGCCTCGCCATTGGCACAGAGCATCG TGATGGTAATATCGTTGATATGTATGGTTCTTACCATCAGTGTTTACCTCTACGTCAAGAAGCTACAGAATTTGCATGGCAAGTGCTTCATGTGCTACATGGTCGCCCTTTTCATGGGTTACCTATTTCTGCTGCTCAACTTGTGGAACGTGTGGGAATTACCGTCGATCCCCTGCACTACATCAG GAATCCTGGGATACTTCTCCGTCATGGCCGCGTTCTTTTGGCTTTCCGTCATCAGTCTGCACCTCTGGAATACGTTTAGCGGGACCTCCCATTCTTTGAACCGCTACCTGCCAGAGCATCGGTTTCTGGCCTACAACGGTTACGCTTGGGGCATGGCTCTAGCCATGACATGTTTCACCATCCTAGCTGATCAAGTCATTGAGGAGGACTGGGCACCTCGTATGGGCACCAACCAATGTTGGATCTACA CTGGAGATAATGCTGCCTTGATATACTTCTTTGGACCGATGATACTGCTGATAGCATTCAACATAACCATGTTTATCCTGACGGCTATTCGCATAATGAAAGTAAAGAAGGAGGTCAGGAACTTTGCCCAACAGGAACGAAGGAACAATAAGCTCAGCTCGGATATGCGAAC TTACACGTTCTTCTTGCGGCTCTTCATCATCATGGGTTTGACCTGGAGCTTGGAGATAGTATCCTTCCTTGTGCGGAAAAACGAGTTCTGGGGTAGCGTTTTCCAGGTGGCTGACTACCTAAATTGGTCCCAGGGCACCATTATATTcgtactttttattttgaagcCCAGCACTCTGAAACTCTTAAAGGAGCG
- the LOC108055720 gene encoding probable G-protein coupled receptor Mth-like 3 isoform X2 translates to MRLLAGLLATVLLLLAHKTTADIPDCDFYDTVDISSGQKFPNGSYLHDGLLIPANLVGEYSFRTLPDGSKEAVSSHVRGCVCKLKPCIRFCCSHYHKIDDSVCKEEMSQLEKDKHDPYVNVTLSNGTVARKHFKKDLIVQSDLPMPCGEEKMHWIDHTLPGNGFTLFENGTFFRQWDEAFLDKREYCVQHFDFEANGIRMAPHFCHLDSEASPLAQSIVMVISLICMVLTISVYLYVKKLQNLHGKCFMCYMVALFMGYLFLLLNLWNVWELPSIPCTTSGILGYFSVMAAFFWLSVISLHLWNTFSGTSHSLNRYLPEHRFLAYNGYAWGMALAMTCFTILADQVIEEDWAPRMGTNQCWIYTGDNAALIYFFGPMILLIAFNITMFILTAIRIMKVKKEVRNFAQQERRNNKLSSDMRTYTFFLRLFIIMGLTWSLEIVSFLVRKNEFWGSVFQVADYLNWSQGTIIFVLFILKPSTLKLLKERIKGENNEDPDSEEQISLENTKFDPSVL, encoded by the exons ATGCGGCTTCTTGCTGGATTACTTGCCACAGTTCTTTTGCTGTTGGCACACAAAACAACTGCGGATATTCCCGACTGCGACTTCTACGACACCGTAGACATCTCAAGTGGTCAAAAGTTTCCGAACGGTTCATACCTACACGATGGTCTACTCATTCCCGCCAATTTGGTGGGTGAATATAGCTTCAGGACTTTGCCTGATGGCTCGAaggaggcagtgtcgagccACGTGAGAGGATGTGTCTGCAAACTGAAGCCCTGCATCAGATTTTGCTGCTCTCACTATCACAAAATAGATGACAGCGTGTGCAAAGAGGAAATGTCGCAGCTCGAAAAGGACAAACACGATCCCTACGTGAACGTGACCCTCAGCAACGGAACGGTGGCCAGGAAGCACTTCAAGAAGGATCTGATAGTGCAATCGGATCTGCCCATGCCCTGTGGGGAGGAGAAGATGCACTGGATTGATCATACTCTGCCTGGCAACGGCTTCACACTATTCGAG AATGGAACCTTTTTCCGGCAATGGGACGAGGCTTTCTTGGACAAACGGGAATATTGCGTGCAGCACTTTGACTTCGAAGCTAATGGTATTCGGATGGCTCCCCACTTTTGTCATCTTGACTCTGAAGCCTCGCCATTGGCACAGAGCATCG TGATGGTAATATCGTTGATATGTATGGTTCTTACCATCAGTGTTTACCTCTACGTCAAGAAGCTACAGAATTTGCATGGCAAGTGCTTCATGTGCTACATGGTCGCCCTTTTCATGGGTTACCTATTTCTGCTGCTCAACTTGTGGAACGTGTGGGAATTACCGTCGATCCCCTGCACTACATCAG GAATCCTGGGATACTTCTCCGTCATGGCCGCGTTCTTTTGGCTTTCCGTCATCAGTCTGCACCTCTGGAATACGTTTAGCGGGACCTCCCATTCTTTGAACCGCTACCTGCCAGAGCATCGGTTTCTGGCCTACAACGGTTACGCTTGGGGCATGGCTCTAGCCATGACATGTTTCACCATCCTAGCTGATCAAGTCATTGAGGAGGACTGGGCACCTCGTATGGGCACCAACCAATGTTGGATCTACA CTGGAGATAATGCTGCCTTGATATACTTCTTTGGACCGATGATACTGCTGATAGCATTCAACATAACCATGTTTATCCTGACGGCTATTCGCATAATGAAAGTAAAGAAGGAGGTCAGGAACTTTGCCCAACAGGAACGAAGGAACAATAAGCTCAGCTCGGATATGCGAAC TTACACGTTCTTCTTGCGGCTCTTCATCATCATGGGTTTGACCTGGAGCTTGGAGATAGTATCCTTCCTTGTGCGGAAAAACGAGTTCTGGGGTAGCGTTTTCCAGGTGGCTGACTACCTAAATTGGTCCCAGGGCACCATTATATTcgtactttttattttgaagcCCAGCACTCTGAAACTCTTAAAGGAGCG AATTAAGGGTGAGAACAATGAAGACCCTGACAGCGAAGAACAGATCTCGCTTGAGAATACGAAATTTGACCCAAGTGTTCTGTAA